The Sparus aurata chromosome 14, fSpaAur1.1, whole genome shotgun sequence region CCTCCCGTGCAGCCGGAGTGCTGGGGTCCCTGCCAAGTCGGTTTGAAAAGAGCAGACAAAGGCTTTGAGCTCCGgacgcccctctctctctctctcactctgcctACAAAGCCAACCTAGCTCTATCTTTCTCTGCCCCCTTATatcatggaaatgttttttaataggCGGCGTTAACGGGGAGCTGGCGTTATTTTCACtttcttattttgaaatgtacGACCGTCTGGATCCCCGCTCGGCCGAGAGAGGACGGCTTTTTGTAGGTATAATACAAGGAAGCGTCgtctgagagagggagagagagggggaaggatTGAcgctttttcctcctctcctcctccttcttcctttcgcccccctctcctcctctttttggCGGAAAGAGGGGTTGAGGCAGGAATAAacgctttttatttttgtttttttttcttgttctttctttcttttttttattttctaaatgcaTTTGAATCCTACTGCGCAACCAGACCGGATCACGTGGGGTTCGGAGAGAGTTGGATCGATTTTGCACAGTTCAAtgtgagacaaaaaaagagagaaacaaacaactcctgtttcttttgtgtgtgtgtgtgtgtgttacttctGTGGATAACCGGGACTGTTGATACTTCTGCATAATTGCAAGAGAAGGGGGGTGTGTGAGTGGGTTCTTTTTCTTCAGCCTTGGAGGTGTGGAGTATTAATTCTTATATGCCTGGGGTTTGAAAAACAATGGAGACGCACATTTCGTGCCTCTTCCCGGAAATTTTGGCCATGATTTTCAGCTATCTGGACGTGAGGGACAAAGGCAGGGTGGCCCAAGTGTGCATCGCTTGGAGGGATGCATCCTACCACAAGTCAGTGTGGAGGGGGGTGGAGGCCAAGTTGCACCTCCGCCGGGCCAATCCTTCCCTGTTCCCCAGCCTCCAGGCCAGGGGCATCCGGAGGGTCCAGATACTGTCCCTGCGCCGCAGCCTGAGCTATGTGATCCAGGGAATGCCTAACATCGAGTCCCTCAACCTGTCCGGCTGCTACAACCTCACGGATAACGGGCTGGGTCACGCGTTTGTGCAGGAGATCCCATCGCTGAGGGTTTTGAACCTGAGTCTGTGCAAGCAGATCACAGACTCCAGTCTCGGCAGGATAGCTCAGTATCTGAAGAACCTGGAGGTGCTGGAGCTCGGTGGCTGCAGCAACATCACCAACACGGGGCTTCTGTTGATAGCCTGGGGCCTCCACCGGCTCAAGAGCCTCAACCTGAGGTCCTGCAGGCATGTCTCGGACGTGGGGATTGGACATTTGGCGGGCATGACCCGCAGCGCGGCGGAGGGCTGCTTGAACCTGGAGTACCTGACTCTCCAGGACTGTCAGAAACTGACGGACCTGTCACTCAAACACATTTCCAAGGGGCTCACCAAGCTCCGGGTACTGAACCTGAGCTTCTGCGGGGGGATCTCAGACGCAGGGATGATCCACCTCTCCCACAT contains the following coding sequences:
- the fbxl14b gene encoding F-box/LRR-repeat protein 14b; the encoded protein is METHISCLFPEILAMIFSYLDVRDKGRVAQVCIAWRDASYHKSVWRGVEAKLHLRRANPSLFPSLQARGIRRVQILSLRRSLSYVIQGMPNIESLNLSGCYNLTDNGLGHAFVQEIPSLRVLNLSLCKQITDSSLGRIAQYLKNLEVLELGGCSNITNTGLLLIAWGLHRLKSLNLRSCRHVSDVGIGHLAGMTRSAAEGCLNLEYLTLQDCQKLTDLSLKHISKGLTKLRVLNLSFCGGISDAGMIHLSHMTSLWSLNLRSCDNISDTGTMHLAMGTLRLSGLDVSFCDKIGDQTLAYIAQGLYQLKSLSLCSCHISDDGINRMVRQMHELRTLNIGQCVRITDKGLELIADHLTQLAGIDLYGCTKITKRGLERITQLPCLKVLNLGLWQMTESEKVR